In the genome of Plasmodium yoelii strain 17X genome assembly, chromosome: 14, one region contains:
- a CDS encoding 40S ribosomal protein S19, putative, with the protein MEDANKPKKRTFRTFHYRGIELDKLLELNQEELVKLLPARQRRKFRRGIDKKAKSLLKKLRKAKKECEVGEKPKPIPTHLRNMTIIPEMVGSIVAVHNGKQYTNVEIKPEMIGYYLGEFSITYKHTRHGKPGIGATHSSRFIPLK; encoded by the exons atg GAGGACGCAAATAAACCCAAAAAGAGAACCTTTCGTACCTTCCACTATAGAGGTATTGAACTTGATAAATTGCTTGAATTAAATCAAGAAGAACTTGTAAAACTTTTACCAGCAAGACAAAGAAGAAAGTTTAGAAGAGGAATTGACAAAAAAGCAAAAtctcttttaaaaaaattaagaaaagcAAAAAAAGAATGTGAAGTTGGAGAAAAACCAAAACCTATACCAACCCATTTAAGAAACATGACAATCATACCAGAAATGGTAGGATCAATTGTAGCTGTACATAATGGAAAACAATATACCAATGTTGAAATTAAACCAGAAATGATTGGATATTATTTAGGAGAATTTTCAATTACCTATAAGCACACTAGACATGGAAAACCTGGTATTGGTGCTACACATTCATCTCGTTTTATTCcattgaaataa